TCGTGAGTGGAACCTGGCGCTCATCGCCGCCGGAGGCGTGTTCATCATCGTGCTCGTCGGACTCGCGCTCTTCTCGATGGCGGTGAAGCCCGACGCGATGGAGTCGGCCGAGATCCACGAGGCCGACCGTGCTCCCGGCACGTCGACGGATGCCGCAGGGCCGGCGTCCGACGCGCGCGAGACCGGTGTCGACCCCGACGACGACCGCGGGTCGCCCCGGGGCCACTGACCCGCGGCGGCGCGCGGCCGCTCAGAGTCGGTCGACGAGCTCCGAGGCGAGGCCCGTGTACGTCGCGGGGGTGAGCGCGAGCAGGCGCTGCTTCGCGTCGTGGCCGATCTCGAGCCCCTCGACGAACGCGGCGAGGTCGGCCGCGCCGATGCGCTTGCCGCGCGTGAGGTCCTTCAGCAACGCATACGGGTCGGCGATGGTCGAGCGCCCGGCCACGACCTCGGCGCGGATGACCGTCTGGATGGCCTCGCCGAGCACCTCCCAGTTGCCGTCGAGGTCGGCGAGGAGCAGCGCAGCGTCGAGGTCGATCTCACGGAGGCCGCGCTCGATGTTGTCGAGCGCGAGCAGCGAGTGCCCGAAGCCGACGCCGATGTTGCGCTGCGCGCTCGAGTCGGTGAGGTCGCGCTGCAGGCGGCTCGTCACCAGGGTCGCGGCGAGCGAGTCGAGCACCGCCGACGAGAGCTCGAGGTTGGCCTCGGCGTTCTCGAAGCGGATGGGGTTCACCTTGTGGGGCATGGTCGAGGACCCGGTGGCGCCGGCCTGCGGGATCTGCCGGAAGTAGCCGAGCGAGATGTAGGTCCAGATGTCGGTCGCGAGGTTGTGCAGCACCCGGTTGGCGTGTGACACGCGGCCGTAGAGCTCCGCCTGCCAGTCGTGCGACTCGATCTGCGTGGTGAGGGGGTTCCAGGTGAGCCCGAGCGACTCGACGAACTCGCGCGACACGTCGGGCCACGCGACATCCGGTGCCGCGACCACGTGCGCCGAGAACGTGCCGGTCGCGCCCGAGAACTTGCCGAGGTACTCGGTGGCCTCGACCTGCTTCGCGATGCGCTCGAGGCGGTGCACGAAGACCGCGAGCTCCTTGCCCATGGTCGACGGGGTCGCCGGCTGGCCGTGGGTGCGCGAGAGCATCGCCGCGTCGCGGTGCTCGACGGCGAGGGCCGCGATCGCGTCGATGACGGTGCGGTACTTCGGCAGCCACACCTCGCGCACGGCGTCGCGCACGGTGATCGCGTAGGAGAGGTTGTTGATGTCCTCGCTCGTGCAGGCGAAGTGGGTGAGCTCGGAGATCGCGTCGAGTCCGAGCAGCTCGAGCCGCCGCCGCACGTAGTACTCGACGGCTTTCACGTCGTGGCGGGTCGTGGCCTCGAGCGTGGCGAGCTCGTCGATGTCGGCCTGGCCGAACTCCGCCACGACGGAGCGCAGCTGCGCCTTCTGCTCGGCGGTGAGCGGCGACGAGCCGAAGAATCCGCGATCGGTCTGCGCGATGAGCCACTCGACCTCGACCTGCACGCGCGCCCGGTTCAGGCCTGCCTCGGAGAGGTGCTCGCCGAGTTCGCCGACGGCGGCGCGATACCGTCCGTCGAGCGGGCTGAGCGGCTGGGGAGGCAGCGAAGTCATCGGATTCCTTGTCTGAGTGCGGGCGCGAGTTGCCGGAAGAGTGCCGACGTCGACCGCTCTATCATCCCAAGAACTCGATCGAAGGTCGCCTCGTCGGAGTAGTAGGGGTCGGGCACGTCCTGCAGCGGCGCCAGGTCGGAGTCGAATTCGAGCAGCAACCGCACCTTGTCCTGGTCGAGCGACGACGGCGCCCAGTTGCGCAGGATGCGCGCCTGACCGCGGTCGAACGCGACGATGAGGTCGAGGTCGGGGAAGTCGCCGGCCTCGAACTGGCGCGCGCGATGCTGCGACCCGTCGTACCCCGCCCGCTCGAGCGCGTCGATCGTGCGCTGGTCGGCACGCTCGCCCACGTGCCAGTCACCGGTGGCCGCCGATTCGATGGCGAGGTGCTCGCCGAGCCCGGCGCGTTCGGCGAGGGAGCGCAGCACGACCTCGGCCATCGGTGACCGGCAGATGTTGCCGGTGCAGACGAACGACACTCTGAAGGGCTGCGCGGCGTCCCCCGCGGGTTCCGCTCGCGTCATGGTCCCATTGTGGACGAGAACGGCGCCGGGCACAGCAGGAAAATCGCGCCGACGATACGCTGGTCGACTCCGAGTCCGACACCGAAGGGGGCGACGATGACGGATGCCCCGCCGCCCGACTTCCACGTGGACCCGGAGCTCGCCGCCCGGCTCGTGGCCGCCCAGCATCCCGACCTCGCCGGACCGGTGCGGCATGCGGCCGGCGGGTGGGACAACGTGCTGTTCCGCCTCGGCGAGCGGTACGCCGTGCGGATGCCGCGACGGCACGAAGGGGTCGGGCTCATGTGGAACGAGCAACGGTGGCTGCCCGAGCTCGCGGCCGCGCTGCCGGTTCCGGTGCCCGCGCCGGTGCGCGTCGGCCGGCCGGCGCCTGAGCTGGGCTACGACGTCCCGTGGAGCATCGTCCCGTGGTTCGACGGGCAGAGCGGGCTCTCCTTCGATCTCGAGACCCGCGGGGTCGCGGCGAGCGCACTGGCCGGGTTCGTCGCCGAGCTGAGCGCCACGCCGGCGCCGGTGGATGCCCCGTCCAACCCGTACCGCGGCGTGCCGCTCGCCCGCCGGGACGCGGCGATCCGAGCGCGCCTCACCGGCGGGCGCATCCCCGACGCAGATCGGCTGCTCAGGGTGTGGGAGCGTGCGCTCGCGGCATCCGAGTGGACCGGCCCGCCCGTGTGGCTCCACGGTGACCTGCACCCGCACAACGTGCTGCTCGCCCCGTCGGGCTTCCTGGTCGCGGTCGTCGACTTCGGGGACCTGACCGCCGGCGACCCGGCCACCGACCTCGCCACAGCATGGCTCACCTTCGACGCCCGCTCGCGGCGCCGCTTCCGTTCCGAGCTGGAGGTCCGCCGTGGGGTCGACGAGGCGACGTGGGACCGGGCGCGCGGCTGGGCGCTCGTGATCGCCTCCGCGGTCGTCGAGATGTCGAGTCCGGCCAGCCGGTTCGGAAGTGTCGCGGCCGAGGAGCTGGCGCAGGTGCTGCTCGACTGAGCGCGGTATGGCGCTCGGCCGTCGAACGGCTCGTCCTCCACAAGGCCGAGCCGATGGGGAGTGATGCACGGATGCCCCGCCGACTCGCCGCGCGCGCTTCTGCCGCGCGAGCATCGGGGCATGGACTCCGCCGCACCCTACGTCGCCGTGGTCACGGGCACCGCCACGGCGGAACGCCTCGACGCCGCCCGCCGCCACCTGCTCGTGCTGGCGTCGCTCTCCGACGCCGTCCGAATCGATCAGTCGAGGCTCATCCCGGCGAATCCCACCGGCTGGCGTTCGGACGCGACGATCGGGTACATGGAGCGGCTCGACAACCTTCGCGCGGGACTCGCGAAGGCCACGTCGCTGCTGAGCGATGCCGAATCGTCCCTCCGACAGCACGTCCGCAACCTCGAGTTCGAGCTGGCGGGCCTCGAACGCGGTGGCACGAGATGACGTCGGCGCAACCGGGAGCTGATGGTCTCGTCATCTCCGGGGGCGGATCCACGGCCGTTGAGGTGGACGAGCTGTTCGTGCACGCGGCCAAGTTGGCGGCCACCGCCGCGATCGTCGCGGACTGGCTCGATCGCCTCGACCGCATCTCGCGCGGGCTGGAGACGATCGACCTCGACGGCCTGTCGGGATTCGGCGCCGCAGGGTCTCCGTTTGCGAGCCTCGGGTTCGCGCGCCAGTGCCTGGGGCACGTCGAGCGCCTGGCGCGTCGGCTGCCCTCCTCGCTCCTCGACGCGGCCGAGCGGTACGGGGATGTCGAGCGCCGAGTCGAAGCGCTCTGGCAGCTCGGCGCCGTCATCGCGGCGCCGTGGGTCGGCGCCTTCGCCCCTCTGCTCGTCGCCAACGGCGTGCTCGTGGCGGGCGGGTACGCCGTCGGCTCGGGCATCGGGCGCGCCGTCGGCATGAAGCAGACCCCGCTCGTGTCCTGGCTGGCCGAGCACCGGGGGCTGCTGTCCGATCCCGAGTTCGTGCGGCTCGTCCGGGTCGCCGCCGACCACGCCGACGAGGTCGTCATGGGGCCTGGCCCGGTGTCCTCGGCTCTCGGGCCGCTGGTCCGGGCTCCCGAGAGCGCGTCCGTGCTGCTCGGCGCCGCCGGCCTCTTCGGACTCGCCGGCAGCCGTGTGCTCGTCGATGGCCCCGTCACGGTCTCGCGCGTGACGCGCGTCGACCAGGCCGTCGCCGACGGGAAGCGCCTGGTCGGCAAGCACACGCCGCCCGCGGCATTGGCACCGCACGGGCATCCGGCCGAGGCGCCCGCGCACCTCGGCGACGTGGTGGCGCCGCCCGACGGATACGGCGACCTCGCCGACCGAGTACCGAGCCCCGAAGACGGCGGCGCACAGATCCGGATCGAGCGATACGGAACGGCTGACGACGCCAGCTGGATCGTCTACGTCGGCGGCACCGTCGACCTCGGGCTGACCGCCGGAGAACAGCCCGCCGACATGACGAGCAACCTGCACGGCATCGCCGACGACACCGCCATCGACGCCCTGCGGCTCGCGGGCGCCGACTCGGGGGCCGGCGAGCGTGCGGTGCGGGCGGCACTCGATGAAGCGGGTGCGGCTCCGGGCGACCGCCTCCTCGCCGTCGGCTACTCGGGCGGCGGCGTCATCGCGGCGAAGCTCGCCGGCGACGCCGACCTCAACGTCGTCGGTGCCCTGAACCTGGGGGGCCCGGTCGCGTCGGCGCCCCTCCGCGACGGCGTCGGCGTGGTCTCGCTCGAGCACGAGGAGGATCTCGTGCCGGCCACCGGGGGCGCCGGGCACTCGTCTCCCGAGTTCATCGCCGTATCGAGGAGCGTCCTCGATACCGACCGGGAGTATGCAGGCATGCTGCCGGCGCACGAGCTGGCGCGCTACCGCGCGACCGCCGCGGCCGTCGACCGATCGGAAGACGAACGGCTCGTCGCATTCCGGAGCCTCGTCGGCGAGGTGAGCGGTGGAACGTCCGGGTTGCGCAGCGACTGGGTGGCGACGCGCGACCTCAGTCGCGCGACGGGCGCACGATGAGGCCGATCAGCCAGCTGATGAGGCCGAGCACGAGCGCGCCGAGCACGCCCCACCAGAAGCCGTCGACCACGAGGCCGAACCCCATGAGGTCGCTGATCCAGGCCACGAGCAGCAGCAGGAGTCCGTTCACGATGAACGAGATGAGCCCGAGCGTGAGCACGTACAGCGGGAACGCGATGATCCGCACGAAGGTGCCGACGAAGGCGTTCACGAAGCCGAAGATCAGGCCGACCAACAGGTACGTGAGCACGGTCGCGAGCGTCGTGTCCTCGTACGGCACCACCTTGACGCCGGCGACGATGAGCGTCGTCAGCCACAGGGCGACGGCGACGACGATGACCTTGACGATGAAGCGCATTCCTCAACTCTGGCAGAGAGGTGGTCGCCCGTCACGGCAGATCGCGCCGTGGCGCGAAGGGGTACGGTGGAATCCGTGACCGCAGCCGAGCCGATGAGGGCCAGCGTGCGCCTTCGCCCCGAGATCGCCGCCCTCCCCCCGTATCGCCAGGGCCGCCCGGCGCCCGCCGACGGCTTCAAGCTCTCGAGCAACGAGAACCCCCACGCGCCGCTGCCGGGGGTGGCCGATGCCGTCGCCGCGACGGCCGTCGAGATCAACCGTTACCCCGACGCCACGGCCCTCCCCCTGCGCGAGCGACTGGCGGAGCGATTCGGCGTCACGGCTGACGAGGTGATCGTCGGCGCCGGGTCGGTCTCGCTCCTCGCGCAGTTCATCGCCGCGGCCGCCGGTCCGGGCGACGAGGTCGTCTACTCGTGGCGGTCGTTCGAGGCCTACCCCGGCCTGGTCACGGTGTCGGGCGCGGCGAGCGTTCGGGTGCCGAACCGCGCCGATCACGGCCACGACCTCGACGCGATGGTCGACGCCATCACGGAGCGCACGCGTGTCGCCATCGTGTGCTCGCCGAACAACCCCACGGGCACCATCGTCACGGCCGCCGACTTCGACGCATTCATGGCCAGGGTGCCGGGCGACCTGCTCGTGCTGCTCGACGAGGCCTACATCGAGTTCGTCCGCGACGCGGCATCCGTCGACGGCCGCTCGCTCATCGGCCGTCACCCGAACCTCGTGATCCTCCGCACCTTCTCCAAGGCCTACGGGCTCGCCGGCCTGCGGGTGGGCTATGCCGTCGGTCCCGAGGCGATCCTCGACGCCGCGCGCGCGACCGCGATCCCCCTTGGCGTCACCGCCGCGTCGTCCGCCGCGGCACTCGCCTCGCTCGAGCCCGCCGCCGAGGCCGAACTGCTCGCCCGCGTCGATACGATCGCCCAGCGCCGAGACGCGGTGCGTGCGGCCCTGCTCGAGCAGGGCTGGGCCGTGCCCGAGGCGCACGGCAACTTCGTGTGGCTGCCCACGGGCGACGCCACCGTCGAGGTCGCCGAGCGCCTGTTCTCCGCCGGGCTCGTCACCCGGGCGTTCCCGCCCGAGGGCATCCGCATCTCGATCGGCGAGCCCGAGTCTGTCGAAACCCTCCTCCGCATCCTCGGTGAGCTTGTACCGGCTTCACAAGAAGGGCGTACCTCGTAGCGGGTACCGTGGAACGGTGGCAGCCCGCGAGAGAGATTTCACCGCGCCGACGGTCCAGCTCCTGACCCCGTCGGGCGAGCTGCGCCCGACGCCCGAGGCGGAGGAGTACCTGCCCCTCGTCGAGGCGCTGCCCGACTCGATGCTCGAGCAGTTCTACCGCGACATGGCCGTGTCCCGGCGCATCGACATCGCCGGCGCGAACCTGCAGCGGCAGGGCCAGCTGGCCCTCTGGGTGCCGAGTCACGGGCAGGAGGCCGCCCAGGTCGGGTCCGCTCGCGCCGCACGGCCGCAGGACCACATCTTCCCGTCGTACCGCGAGCACATCGCCGGCATGATCCGCGGGCTCGACCCCGTCGCCATCCTGTCGCTGCTGCGCGGCGTCACGCTCGGCGGGTGGAATCCTGCAGAGAACGGCAACTTCCACCTCTACACGCTCGTGCTCGCCTCCCAGACGCTGCACGCGACCGGCTACGCCATGGGGATGCAGTTCGACGGCGTGGTCGGCACGGGCGATCCCGAGGCGGATGCCGCAGTGCTCGTCTACTACGGCGACGGCTCCACCTCGCAGGGCGACGCCAACGAGGCGCTCGTCTTCGCCTCGAGCTACCAGACGCCGCAGGTCTTCTTCGTGCAGAACAACGGCTGGGCGATCTCGGTGCCCGTCTCCCGCCAGTCGCGCAGCCCGCTCTCGCTGCGCGGCGGCGGCTTCGGCATGCCGGGCGTACGCATCGACGGCAACGACGTGCTCGTCAGCTACGCCGTCACGCGCCAGTCGCTCGAGGAGGCGCGCGCGGGCGACGGACCCAGCCTCATCGAGGCGGTGACCTACCGGATGGGCGCGCACACCACCGCCGACGACCCCACCAAGTACCGCACCGACGAAGAGGTCGCGTTCTGGGCCGAGCGCGACCCCATCACGAGGTACCGCACCTGGCTCGAGGGGCGGGGCGCGTCGGCGGCCTTCTTCGAGGACGCCGACACCGAGGCGGCCGACGTCGCGTCCGACATGCGCCGGCGTGCGCTCGACGTCGCCGGGCCCGCGCGCGACAAGATCTTCCGGCACGTCTACAGCGAGCCGCATCCGCTCATGGCCGAGGAGTCCGCGTGGCTCGAGGCGTACGAGTCCGGCTTCGAGGGAGGAGCGGCATGAGCTCACGCACCGACGACGAGCGCCTGATGGACGAGGCGGTCGCGACCTCTGCCGAGGTGGGGGCGACCCGCGAGCAGGCCGCGCCCGCGGCATCCGTCGCACCCGCGGTGCAAGGCGAGACCGAAGCAGGCATGCGCGGAGTGCAGACCCTCTCGATGGCCAAGGCCATCAACGCCGGCCTTCGCGAGGCGCTGCGCGCCGATGACAAGGTGCTGCTCATGGGCGAGGACATCGGTCCGCTCGGCGGCGTCTTCCGGGTGACCGAGGGCCTGCAGGCCGAGTTCGGCGACAAGCGGGTGCTCGACACTCCCCTCGCCGAGTCAGGCATCGTCGGCTCGGCGATCGGCCTCGCGATGCGCGGCTACCGGCCCGTGGTCGAGATCCAGTTCGACGGATTCATCTTCCCGGCCTTCGACCAGATCACCACGCAGCTCTCGCGGCAGACGGTGCGGCACGACGGCACGGTCTCGATGCCCGTCGTCATCCGCGTGCCCTACGGCGGCCACATCGGCTCGATCGAGCACCACCAGGAGAGCCCCGAGGCGTACTTCGCGCACACTCCCGGCCTGCGCGTGGTGAGCCCGTCGAGCCCGCACGACGCGTACTGGATGATCCAGGAGGCCATCGCCTCGAACGACCCGGTGCTGTTCTTCGAGCCGAAGAGCCGCTACTGGCCGAAGGGGCCGGTCGACCAGGACCACTCGGGCATGCCACTGCACGCGAGCCGCGTCATCCGGCAGGGCACCGATGTGACCGTCGTCGGACACGGCGCAATGGTCTCCACCCTGCTGCAGGCGGCCGACATCGCGGGCGGCGAGGGCACGAGCATCGAGGTCGTCGACCTGCGGTCGCTCTCCCCCATCGACTACGGCCCGTTGCTCGACTCGGTGCAGCGCACCGGGCGGCTCGTCGTCGCGCAGGAGGCGTACGGCTTCGTCAGCGTCGGGTCCGAGATCGCGGCCACGGTGGCCGAGCGGGCCTTCTACTCGCTCGAGGCGCCCGTGCTCCGCGTCTCGAGCTTCGACACCCCGTTCCCGCCCGCCTCACTGGAGACCGAGTTCCTGCCGAGCCCCGACCGGGTGCTCGAAGCCGTCGACCGCGCCCTGGCGTACTGACGGCCGCGCACCACATGACGCCGACGGCATAGATCGACTGCGAGGGTAGACAGCATGAGCGAGATCCGATTCCCCCTCCCCGATGTCGGTGAGGGACTCACCGAGGCCGAGATCGTGCAGTGGCGCGTCGCCCCCGGCGATCGCATCGCGCTCGATCAGGTCTTCGTCGAGATCGAGACGGCGAAGTCGCTCGTCGAGCTCCCGAGCGCGTTCGAGGGCGTCGTGTCCGAACTGCTCGTCGACGAAGGCAAGACGGTCGACGTCGGCACCCCCATCCTCGTGATCCAGACGGATGCCTCGGTGACCGCCGCGGGGGCACCCGCACCGACCGCTTCGTCGGGCGCCGGTGCCGCCGCCACATCAGCTCCGGCTCCCGCCCCCGCTTCGCCCGCCGCGGGCGCAACCGTCGCCTCGCACGCACCGGCGCCGTCGGAGGGAGGCGGCGCGGTGCTCGTCGGGCACGGCTCGTCGGGCCCGCACGCGACGCGTCGCTCCCGGCACCCCTCCCCCGGCGGCGCGCACGAGCACCTCGCGGCACCGGCGGCTCCCCCGGCGCAGACCGTGTCCGCGCCGGCCATCGGCACTGCCGCAGGCGGGGCGGCGCCCGCGCCGGCATCGCGACCCGACTCGGGCATGCCCGTCATCGCGAAGCCGCCCATCCGCAAGCTGGCGAAGGACCTCGGGGTCGACCTCTCGCGGGTCATGCCGACCGGACCGATCGGCGACGTCACCCGCGACGACGTGATCCGCGAGGCCAGCCAGGCCAGCGTGTTCCGCAACATCCAGACGCCCGAGGCTCCCGCGGGCCGCGAGACCCGCATCCCCGTGAAGGGCGTTCGCAAGGCGATCGCCGCCGCGATGGTGCAGAGTGCATACTCCGCACCGCATGTATCGGTCTTCGTCGACGTCGACGCCAGCCGCACGATGGAGTACATCAAGCGGCTCAAGGCGTCGCCCGACTATGCCGGCGTCCGCGTGTCGCCGCTGTTGATCATGGCGAAGGCCATGATCTGGGCTGTACGCCGGAACCCGTCGGTCAATGCGCAGTGGACCGACGAGGAGATCATCGTCAAGCACTTCGTGAACCTCGGCGTCGCGGCGGCCACGCCCCGAGGCCTGCTCGTGCCGAACGTCAAGAACGCCCAGGCGATGACGATGGTGGAGCTTGCGACCGCCCTCGAGCAGTTGACGCTCACGGCGCGCGAGGGCAAGACCCAGCCGGCCGAGATGCAGGGCGGCACCATCACGATCACGAACATCGGCGTGTTCGGGATGGACACAGGCACGCCGATCCTCAATCCCGGCGAGGTCGCGATCGTGGCGCTCGGCACCATCAAGCAGAAGCCGTGGGTGGTCGACGGCGAGGTGCGACCGAGGTTCGTGACCACGATCGGGGCGTCCTTCGATCACCGCGTCGTCGACGGCGACGTGGCGAGCCGCTTCCTGGCCGACGTCGCCTCGATCATCGAGGAGCCCGCGCTCCTCCTCGAGTGAGGCCGGTCAGAACCGGATCTCGTAGATGATCGAGTCGTCGCTGCGACCCGCCTCGACGAGCCCGGCGTTCTCGAGCACGCGTCGCGCCGGAAGGTTCGCGATCTCGCACTCGGCGCGGGCGGCCCGCGCGCCCGTCGTGCGCACGAGTTCGACCACGGCGATCACCGCGTGGATCGCGAGCCCTTGCCCGCGCACCGCCGGGACGAGCCCGAAGGCGAACTCGACCGAGCCGTCGGCGGCCGGCGGCCCGAACACGTTCACGCCGCCGATGGTGGCGCCGTCGTTCGAGCGTCGCACCAGGTGCGGCCCGAACGGGGCCGGGTCGCCGGTCTCGCGCACGGCGCGAACGTACTCACGGAGGAGCTCGGGCTCGTCGGTGAACGCGTAACCGCCCTCCCAACCGTCGTGCGGATCGACCTTGCCGGAGAGGAGCCGCTCGGCATCGCCGACGGTGAAGGGATGCAACGTGAGCGGGGCCGTCGTCGTATCCACGTGCTTCATGCTTGCACGTCGGTGTGACACTCGTCGCATCCGTCCACAGGTGCTCGGTGGTTCGTCACGAAGAGTTCACGCGAGGTAGGCGGGCCGATGGCGTGGTCACATGCTTTTGACAATCATTATCAATAGCGGATAGCCTCGCATCATGATCTCCCGTCGCTCCGGTGCTCGCCACGGCCTGCGCACGACGATCGCGACGGTCGCCATGGCATCCGCGGGTGCGCTCGCGCTCGCGTCGTGCGCCAGCCCCGCGGCATCCGAAGAGGGCAGCGGTGGGCCGTCGGTCGTGGCGACGACGACGCAGGTGGGGGACTTCACGCGCGCGGTCGTCGGAGACGACGTCGAGGTGACGCAGCTGCTGGCGCCGGCGCAGAGCGCGCACAGCTTCGACCCGTCCGCCGCCCAGCTGCTCGCGCTGAGCGAAGCAGATGCCCTCGTGGTGAACGGCGCCGGCCTCGAGAGCTGGCTCGACGACGCGGTGAGCGCCTCGGGCTTCGACGGCGTGCTGATCGACGCCAGCACTGGCATCGAGCTGTTCGGCACCGATGACCACGACCACTCCACGGATGCCGCCGGCGAGCACGCGAGCCACGAGCACACGGGCGACGCGCACGGCGATGAGCACGCCGACGAGGCATCCGCTCATGAAGGTCACGACCACGGCGCCGGAAACCCGCACATCTGGACCGATCCGGCGCTCGCCGTGCACATGGTGGAGACCATCGCCGCGGGCTTGGCCGACGTGCCCGGCATCGACGCGACAGCGGTCGAGGCGAATGAGCAGGCCTACGTGGCGAAGCTCGACGCGCTCGACGCCTGGATCCGTGAGAACGTCGAGACGGTGCCGCCTGCCGAGCGGCTGCTCGTCACGAACCACGACGCCTTCACCTACTTCATCGACGCGTACGGGCTCACGTTCGTCGGCAGTGTCATCCCGAGCTTCGACGACAACGCCGAACCCAGCGCGGCCGAGATCGACGCCCTCGTCGAGAAGATCCGTGCGACGGGGGTGCAGGCCGTGTTCTCCGAGGCGTCGATCTCGCCGAAGGCCGCGGCCACCATCGCCCGCGAGGCCGGCGTGACGGTCTACTCCGGTGACGACGCGCTCTACGGCGACTCGCTCGGTGTCGCGGGCTCGGCCGGTGAGACGTACCTCGGCAGCCAGGTGCACAACGCGACCCGCATCCTCGAGTCGTGGGGCGTCACGCCTTCCCCCCTTCCGGCACTGCTGCAAGGATGACCCCATGACCGAGTCGCCCGTGCTGCGCCTGAGGGGTGCCGCCTTCACCCATCCGGGCGGCTCGGGGGTGTCGGGGCTGGAGCTCGACGTCTCCCCCGGCGACGCGGTCGCCCTGATCGGTCCGAACGGCGCGGGCAAGTCGACGCTGCTGAACGGCGTGCTCGGGCTGGTTCCGCTCACCGAGGGGAGCATGCAGATCGCCGGCTCGGGCGAACATGCCCGGAACGGAATGATCGGCTTTCTGCCGCAGTCCACCGAGCTCGACCCCGACTTCCCGATCAGCCTCGAGCAGGTCGTGATGCAGGGCCGGTATCGACGGCTCGGGTTGTTCAGGTGGCCCGGTCGTGCCGACCGGGCCGCGGTGAGGGCCGCCCTGGACGCCGTGGGACTGGGCGAGCTCGCGAAGCGTCCGTTCGGCGAGTTGTCGGGCGGCCAGCGGCAGCGCGGACTGCTCGCCCGGGCGCTCGCGGCCCAGCCGCGGCTCCTGCTGCTCGACGAGCCCTTCAACGGCCTCGACCAGCCCAACCGCGACGCGCTCATCGCCACCATCCGCACGCTGAAGGCCCAGGGCGTGGCGGTCCTCGTGTCGACCCACGACCTCGAGCTGGCCCGCGTCGTCTGCGATCGCGTGGTGCTGGTCAACGGCACGCAGCTCGCCTTCGGCCCCGTCGACGACGTGCTCACGCTCGGCAACGTGCAGGAGTGCTTCGAGGGCGTCGAGGTCGAGATCGACGAGCACACGCTGGTCGTGCCCGGCCACGAGGGCCACTGATGCCGCGTTCGGCATATGCACCCGCCGGCGTGCGCGCACGGTGGGGGAGTGGGCCCGCGTGAGCCTCGGGGAGGCGCTGTTCACGGCCTTCACCGTGCCGTTCATGGCTCGAGCGCTCCTCGTCATGCTCGTGCTCGCCGTCGTCGCGGGCATCGTCGGCGTGCTCGTCAACCTCCGTGGTCTCGAGTTCATCAGCGACGGGCTGACGCACGCCGTGTTCCCCGGGCTCGCGATCGGCTTGGCGGTGGCAGGCACCGCCGGGCTCCTCCCCGGCGCGGCGATCGCCGCACTGGTCGCGGCGGTGGTGCTCACGCTGCTCGACCGGGCCGGAGTCACCTCGGATGCCGCCATCGCGATCGTGCTGACCGCAGCCTTCAGCGTCGGCGTCATCGTCGTCTCGCGGAGCGACGACTACGCCGGCGAACTCGAGGCGCTGCTCTTCGGGCGAGTGCTCACGATCCCGCCCGAGGAGGTGCTGCCGCTCATCGGCGTCTGCGCCGTCGCCCTGCTCGCCGTCGCCGTCACCATGAAGCAGCAGCTGTTCCGTGCGTTCGACGC
This DNA window, taken from Agromyces sp. 3263, encodes the following:
- a CDS encoding aminoglycoside phosphotransferase family protein gives rise to the protein MTDAPPPDFHVDPELAARLVAAQHPDLAGPVRHAAGGWDNVLFRLGERYAVRMPRRHEGVGLMWNEQRWLPELAAALPVPVPAPVRVGRPAPELGYDVPWSIVPWFDGQSGLSFDLETRGVAASALAGFVAELSATPAPVDAPSNPYRGVPLARRDAAIRARLTGGRIPDADRLLRVWERALAASEWTGPPVWLHGDLHPHNVLLAPSGFLVAVVDFGDLTAGDPATDLATAWLTFDARSRRRFRSELEVRRGVDEATWDRARGWALVIASAVVEMSSPASRFGSVAAEELAQVLLD
- the purB gene encoding adenylosuccinate lyase, with the protein product MTSLPPQPLSPLDGRYRAAVGELGEHLSEAGLNRARVQVEVEWLIAQTDRGFFGSSPLTAEQKAQLRSVVAEFGQADIDELATLEATTRHDVKAVEYYVRRRLELLGLDAISELTHFACTSEDINNLSYAITVRDAVREVWLPKYRTVIDAIAALAVEHRDAAMLSRTHGQPATPSTMGKELAVFVHRLERIAKQVEATEYLGKFSGATGTFSAHVVAAPDVAWPDVSREFVESLGLTWNPLTTQIESHDWQAELYGRVSHANRVLHNLATDIWTYISLGYFRQIPQAGATGSSTMPHKVNPIRFENAEANLELSSAVLDSLAATLVTSRLQRDLTDSSAQRNIGVGFGHSLLALDNIERGLREIDLDAALLLADLDGNWEVLGEAIQTVIRAEVVAGRSTIADPYALLKDLTRGKRIGAADLAAFVEGLEIGHDAKQRLLALTPATYTGLASELVDRL
- a CDS encoding low molecular weight protein-tyrosine-phosphatase; this translates as MTRAEPAGDAAQPFRVSFVCTGNICRSPMAEVVLRSLAERAGLGEHLAIESAATGDWHVGERADQRTIDALERAGYDGSQHRARQFEAGDFPDLDLIVAFDRGQARILRNWAPSSLDQDKVRLLLEFDSDLAPLQDVPDPYYSDEATFDRVLGMIERSTSALFRQLAPALRQGIR
- a CDS encoding thiamine pyrophosphate-dependent dehydrogenase E1 component subunit alpha — its product is MAARERDFTAPTVQLLTPSGELRPTPEAEEYLPLVEALPDSMLEQFYRDMAVSRRIDIAGANLQRQGQLALWVPSHGQEAAQVGSARAARPQDHIFPSYREHIAGMIRGLDPVAILSLLRGVTLGGWNPAENGNFHLYTLVLASQTLHATGYAMGMQFDGVVGTGDPEADAAVLVYYGDGSTSQGDANEALVFASSYQTPQVFFVQNNGWAISVPVSRQSRSPLSLRGGGFGMPGVRIDGNDVLVSYAVTRQSLEEARAGDGPSLIEAVTYRMGAHTTADDPTKYRTDEEVAFWAERDPITRYRTWLEGRGASAAFFEDADTEAADVASDMRRRALDVAGPARDKIFRHVYSEPHPLMAEESAWLEAYESGFEGGAA
- a CDS encoding phage holin family protein; protein product: MRFIVKVIVVAVALWLTTLIVAGVKVVPYEDTTLATVLTYLLVGLIFGFVNAFVGTFVRIIAFPLYVLTLGLISFIVNGLLLLLVAWISDLMGFGLVVDGFWWGVLGALVLGLISWLIGLIVRPSRD
- a CDS encoding histidinol-phosphate transaminase → MRASVRLRPEIAALPPYRQGRPAPADGFKLSSNENPHAPLPGVADAVAATAVEINRYPDATALPLRERLAERFGVTADEVIVGAGSVSLLAQFIAAAAGPGDEVVYSWRSFEAYPGLVTVSGAASVRVPNRADHGHDLDAMVDAITERTRVAIVCSPNNPTGTIVTAADFDAFMARVPGDLLVLLDEAYIEFVRDAASVDGRSLIGRHPNLVILRTFSKAYGLAGLRVGYAVGPEAILDAARATAIPLGVTAASSAAALASLEPAAEAELLARVDTIAQRRDAVRAALLEQGWAVPEAHGNFVWLPTGDATVEVAERLFSAGLVTRAFPPEGIRISIGEPESVETLLRILGELVPASQEGRTS
- a CDS encoding alpha-ketoacid dehydrogenase subunit beta — its product is MRGVQTLSMAKAINAGLREALRADDKVLLMGEDIGPLGGVFRVTEGLQAEFGDKRVLDTPLAESGIVGSAIGLAMRGYRPVVEIQFDGFIFPAFDQITTQLSRQTVRHDGTVSMPVVIRVPYGGHIGSIEHHQESPEAYFAHTPGLRVVSPSSPHDAYWMIQEAIASNDPVLFFEPKSRYWPKGPVDQDHSGMPLHASRVIRQGTDVTVVGHGAMVSTLLQAADIAGGEGTSIEVVDLRSLSPIDYGPLLDSVQRTGRLVVAQEAYGFVSVGSEIAATVAERAFYSLEAPVLRVSSFDTPFPPASLETEFLPSPDRVLEAVDRALAY